From the Streptomyces sp. Sge12 genome, the window CGTGCGGAGGCGCGCGGGCGCACGTACGGGCGCGCGTACGACCCGACCGGCCCGGCCGGCCCGGCTGCGGGTGAGGAAGTCACGGGTGAGGAAGTTCACCGCGGGGGTGTCCCCGGACGACGGATCGCGTTGCTAGATTGTCCGGCGGCCGGTCCCCGGCCCCGGACGAGATGCGCCGTACCCGGTTATGCACGACGACGCGCGAGGTGCTGCACGAGCAGCGCCGACCGCTGTCCGCACCCGGGCAGCGCCCTCGTCGAGCAAGATGGGCCGACCGCCATGACCGTGCCACTCACCCGCAGCCTGTACCGGACGACCGCGCACGCCGCCGGCGGCCGCACCGGATCCGTCCGCACGGACGACGGACGCCTGGACGTCCGCCTCGCCCCGCCCCGCAAGAAGGTGCCCGGCACCACCAACCCCGAGCAGCTGTTCGCGGCCGGTTTCGCCGCCTGCTTCACCTCCGCCCTCGCGGAGGTCGCCGCCGAGTTCGGGGCGGACGCCTCCGCCGCACGCGTGGCCTGCGAGGTGCAGCTCGGCACCACGGACACGCCCGCGGGCTACGGCCTCGCGGTGACGCTCACCGTCGGCCTGCCCGGGTGGCGGGCGGCGGACCTGCAACCCCTGCTGCACCGCGCGGACGCGGTCTGCCCGT encodes:
- a CDS encoding Ohr family peroxiredoxin yields the protein MTVPLTRSLYRTTAHAAGGRTGSVRTDDGRLDVRLAPPRKKVPGTTNPEQLFAAGFAACFTSALAEVAAEFGADASAARVACEVQLGTTDTPAGYGLAVTLTVGLPGWRAADLQPLLHRADAVCPYSQAVRGNVPLTLLAVDGPAADDLA